The Arachis hypogaea cultivar Tifrunner chromosome 14, arahy.Tifrunner.gnm2.J5K5, whole genome shotgun sequence genome has a segment encoding these proteins:
- the LOC112744703 gene encoding glucan endo-1,3-beta-D-glucosidase-like has protein sequence MHQVFTPDLTISSSTGFHSSHVISSFSDLSVTLEFPSSNLTFFLVRGSPYVTVSLSQYGSLSITSIHSISYFSSNGSLKYTLTLDNGQKWLIYTSSPTKFSFSRDMDIAFSNISNDGVPLMLRIAMLSDSSSENEAVLDRYSSCYPLSGDALFTKAYCVEYKWQKKGLGTLLMLAHPLHLQLLSKDEGNVTVLKHFKYRSIDGDLVGVVGDSWLLEAEHVPVTWHSTRGVNKDSYDEIKQALCRDVGALCSSKIATPSFYHYGKSIARAARFALIAEEVGFLDLISLVTKFLKETIQPWLDGAFKGNRFLYEKQWGGLITKLGSDDIEEDFEFGFYNYRHSLLGYFVYGIAVLAKIDPNWGNKYRSESYSLMEDFMNLGGKDSKSKYTRLRCFDLFMLHSWDSGLDDSADGRDQTDSGEAVNAYYSAALMGLAYDDANLVALGSTLVSLEIHAAQMWRHLKMDDSKCSDEFTKENRLMGILWSNKRESRTWFAPPVSKEHRLGIHVLPILPITEFLFSNVAFVKEVVEWTMPCLNRDGVEEKWKWLVYAMEGIYDNEAALKKIRELTSFDDEGNSLSNLLWWLHSRRGHGDHHQVSCI, from the coding sequence ATGCACCAAGTCTTCACTCCTGATCTCACTATCTCTTCCTCAACAGGTTTTCATTCCAGCCATGTTATATCTTCCTTCAGTGATCTCAGTGTCACTCTGGAGTTTCCGTCTTCCAACCTCACTTTCTTCCTTGTGAGGGGAAGCCCTTATGTTACTGTTTCTCTGTCTCAATATGGATCTCTTTCTATAACCTCTATCCATAgtatctcttatttttcttcaaaTGGTTCACTAAAATATACTCTTACCCTTGACAATGGTCAGAAATGGCTTATTTATACTTCTTCACCAACCAAATTTAGTTTCAGCCGTGACATGGATATCGCTTTCTCCAATATTTCTAATGATGGGGTTCCTCTGATGCTTCGGATAGCAATGCTGTCAGATTCAAGCTCAGAAAACGAGGCTGTTCTTGACAGGTACAGCTCTTGTTACCCCctttctggagatgctttgttcacTAAGGCATATTGCGTTGAATACAAATGGCAGAAGAAAGGGCTTGGTACTTTGTTGATGTTAGCTCACCCTCTTCATCTTCAGCTTTTGTCTAAAGATGAGGGTAATGTGACTGTTCTTAAACATTTTAAGTATCGAAGCATTGATGGGGACCTTGTCGGTGTTGTTGGAGATTCATGGTTGTTGGAAGCAGAACATGTTCCTGTAACTTGGCACTCTACTAGAGGTGTCAATAAAGACTCCTATGATGAAATCAAACAAGCTCTTTGTAGAGATGTTGGTGCTCTTTGTTCTTCAAAAATAGCTACTCCTTCATTTTACCATTATGGCAAATCGATTGCAAGGGCAGCAAGGTTTGCATTGATAGCTGAGGAAGTTGGTTTTCTTGACTTGATTTCACTTGTTACGAAATTCTTGAAAGAAACCATTCAGCCATGGTTAGATGGGGCTTTTAAAGGGAATAGATTTTTGTATGAAAAGCAATGGGGAGGGCTTATTACTAAACTAGGTTCTGATGATATTGAAGAGGACTTTGAGTTTGGATTTTACAACTATCGTCATTCTCTTCTGGGGTACTTTGTGTATGGAATCGCAGTCCTTGCGAAGATCGATCCGAATTGGGGTAACAAGTATAGGTCAGAATCATATTCACTCATGGAAGATTTCATGAACTTGGGAGGAAAAGATTCAAAATCTAAATATACACGTTTAAGGTGTTTTGATCTGTTCATGTTACACTCTTGGGATTCAGGGCTAGACGATAGTGCTGATGGAAGAGATCAAACGGATAGTGGTGAAGCTGTGAATGCATATTATTCAGCAGCGTTGATGGGTTTGGCATATGATGATGCAAATCTTGTTGCTCTTGGTTCAACTCTTGTATCGTTGGAAATTCATGCTGCTCAAATGTGGCGCCATTTAAAGATGGATGATAGTAAATGTAGTGATGAGTTTACAAAGGAGAATAGGTTAATGGGGATTCTATGGTCTAACAAGAGGGAAAGTAGAACTTGGTTTGCTCCACCGGTTTCAAAAGAGCATAGGCTTGGCATTCATGTTCTTCCAATTCTGCCTATTACGGAGTTCTTGTTTTCCAATGTTGCTTTTGTGAAGGAGGTTGTGGAGTGGACTATGCCTTGTTTGAATAGGGATGGTGTTGAAGAAAAATGGAAGTGGTTGGTTTATGCAATGGAAGGAATTTATGATAATGAAGCTGCATTGAAGAAGATTAGGGAGTTGACAAGTTTTGATGATGAAGGGAACTCATTGAGCAATCTGTTATGGTGGCTGCACAGCAGAAGAGGCCATGGAGATCATCATCAAGTTTCTTGTATTTAA
- the LOC112743403 gene encoding glucan endo-1,3-beta-D-glucosidase-like, with translation MSLSYLFWVKEEEEAKSDLKSLDDEQPFHFPLTKSKVLPDPSKFFSKNLLASPLPTNSFFQNFVLGDGNIQEYIHPYLIKPSDSSLSLCYPSLSVSSHSIHQVFTPDLTISSSTSTPSHHVISSFSDLSVTLDFPASNFTFFLVRGSPSSPNKYTLQLDNGQKWLIYTSSPTIFSFSFDMKLTFSNISSYEAPVMVRIAVMPDSSSENEAVLDRYSSCYPLSGDALFTKPYCVEYKWQKNGLGNLLMLAHPLHLQLLSKDEGNVTVLKHFKYRSIDGGLVGVVGDSWMLEAEHVPVTWHSTRGVNQDYYDEIKQALCRDVRALCSSKIATTTFFCYGKWIAKAARLAMIAEEVGFLDLISLVKKFLKETIQPWLDGTFEGNGFLYEKQWGGLITKQDADSSGAETGFAFYDIHHVQLGHFVYGIAVLAKIDPNWGKKYRSEAYSVMEDFMNLGGKDSKSKNTRLRCFDMFMLHSWDSGLEERTDGRDQTDSGEAVSAYYSAALMGLAYNDANLVAIGSTLAALEIHAAQMWCHLKMDDSKCSDEFTKENRLMGILWSNKRESMTWLAPLAWKEHRLGNHVLPILPITEFLFSNVGFVKEVVEWTLPCLNRDGVEEKWKWLVYAMEGIYDNEDALKKIMELTSFDDDEGNSLSNLLWWLHSRRGHGDHHQDSCN, from the exons atgagTCTAAGTTATCTTTTCTGGgttaaagaagaggaagaggcaaaGAGTGATCTTAAAAGT TTAGATGATGAACAACCTTTTCACTTCCCACTAACAAAATCCAAAGTGCTCCCTGACCCTTCAAAGTTCTTCTCTAAAAACCTTCTCGCTTCTCCATTGCCTACAAACTCATTCTTCCAGAACTTTGTCCTCGGCGATGGCAATATTCAAGAGTACATTCACCCTTACCTCATCAAACCCTCTgattcctctctttctctctgctACCCTTCTCTCTCTGTCTCCTCTCATTCCATACACCAAGTCTTCACTCCTGATCTCACTATCTCTTCCTCAACAAGTACTCCTTCCCACCATGTTATATCTTCCTTCAGTGATCTCAGTGTCACTCTCGATTTTCCTGCATCTAATTTCACTTTCTTCCTTGTTAGGGGAAGCCCCT CTTCACCAAATAAGTATACTCTTCAGCTTGACAATGGTCAGAAATGGCTTATCTATACTTCTTCACCAACCATATTTAGTTTCAGCTTTGACATGAAACTCACTTTCTCCAACATTTCTTCTTATGAGGCTCCTGTGATGGTTCGGATTGCAGTTATGCCAGATTCAAGCTCAGAAAACGAGGCTGTTCTTGACAGGTACAGCTCTTGCTACCCTctttctggagatgctttgttcacTAAGCCATATTGTGTTGAATACAAATGGCAGAAGAATGGGCTTGGTAATTTGTTGATGTTAGCTCATCCTCTCCATCTTCAACTTCTGTCTAAAGATGAGGGTAATGTGACTGTTCTTAAACATTTTAAGTACAGAAGCATTGATGGTGGccttgttggtgttgttggtgattcATGGATGTTGGAAGCAGAACATGTTCCTGTAACTTGGCACTCTACTAGAGGTGTCAATCAAGACTACTATGATGAAATCAAACAAGCTCTTTGTAGAGATGTTCGTGCTCTTTGTTCTTCAAAAATAGCTACTACTACATTTTTCTGTTATGGCAAATGGATTGCAAAGGCAGCAAGGCTTGCAATGATAGCTGAGGAAGTTGGTTTTCTTGACTTGATTTCACTCGTTAAGAAATTCTTGAAAGAAACCATTCAGCCATGGTTAGATGGGACTTTTGAAGGGAATGGATTTTTGTATGAAAAGCAATGGGGAGGGCTTATTACTAAACAAGATGCTGATAGTTCAGGAGCAGAAACTGGGTTTGCATTTTACGACATTCATCATGTTCAACTGGGGCACTTTGTGTACGGAATTGCAGTTCTTGCGAAGATTGATCCGAATTGGGGTAAGAAGTATAGGTCAGAAGCATATTCAGTCATGGAAGATTTCATGAACTTGGGAGGAAAAGATTCAAAATCTAAGAATACACGTTTAAGGTGTTTTGATATGTTCATGTTACATTCTTGGGATTCAGGGCTAGAGGAGAGGACTGATGGAAGAGATCAAACGGATAGTGGTGAAGCTGTGAGTGCATATTATTCAGCAGCGTTGATGGGTTTGGCATATAATGATGCAAATCTTGTTGCTATTGGTTCAACTCTTGCTGCATTGGAAATTCATGCTGCTCAAATGTGGTGCCATTTAAAGATGGATGATAGTAAATGTAGTGATGAGTTTACAAAGGAGAATAGGTTAATGGGGATTCTCTGGTCTAACAAGAGGGAAAGTATGACTTGGTTAGCTCCACTGGCTTGGAAAGAGCATAGGCTTGGCAATCATGTTCTTCCAATTCTTCCTATTACGGAGTTCTTGTTTTCCAATGTTGGTTTTGTGAAGGAGGTTGTGGAGTGGACTCTGCCTTGTTTGAATAGGGATGGTGTTGAAGAAAAATGGAAGTGGCTGGTTTATGCAATGGAAGGAATTTATGATAATGAAGATGCATTGAAGAAGATTATGGAGTTGACAagttttgatgatgatgaagggAATTCATTGAGCAATCTGTTATGGTGGCTGCACAGCAGAAGAGGCCATGGAGATCATCATCAAGATTCTTGTAATTAA